The Bubalus bubalis isolate 160015118507 breed Murrah chromosome 16, NDDB_SH_1, whole genome shotgun sequence genome window below encodes:
- the LOC102396747 gene encoding putative olfactory receptor 52P1, whose translation MSHWEVSKLPLSTTTSFYYAIFNHSNFMTFTLMGIPGLEAQHLWLSLPFFSMFLAILISNGAILFMLAREPTLHTPMYLLLALLMVADLISTLALLPKLLCLFWFNDRDIAVNACFTQMFFIHGTSVVRSALLVAMAFDRFVAVCEPLRYNAVLSHSLVGRLGLMALAKGVILILPMPLLLQRLTFCHMVIPHTYCDHMAVVKLACDDTRRNRIYGLFVILLVVGLDLVLIGLSYGLILQAVIRLNSRDAIYKALNTCSAHLFVILITYVPALFSSLTHRLGYNIPLPAHILLANLYLLIPSMFNPIIYGMKTKDIQVKVAKCLCRRHS comes from the coding sequence ATGTCTCATTGGGAAGTGTCAAAACTTCCTTTATCAACCACCACCAGTTTCTACTATGCTATCTTCAACCACTCCAACTTTATGACCTTCACTTTGATGGGCATACCTGGCTTAGAGGCACAGCACTTATGgttatctcttcctttcttctccatgTTTTTGGCTATCCTCATCAGTAATGGTGCCATCCTTTTCATGCTGGCCAGGGAGCCCACACTTCACACACCAATGTACCTGCTCCTGGCTCTGCTGATGGTGGCTGACCTTATATCCACTCTGGCTCTGTTGCCTAAgctcctctgcctcttctggTTCAATGATCGGGACATAGCTGTCAATGCCTGTTTCACTCAGATGTTTTTCATCCATGGAACATCCGTGGTACGATCAGCCCTACTTGTTGCAATGGCCTTTGACCGATTTGTGGCTGTGTGTGAGCCACTACGCTACAACGCAGTTCTGAGCCATTCCTTAGTTGGACGCCTGGGACTGATGGCTTTAGCCAAGGGGGTGATTCTTATCCTGCCCATGCCTCTTCTACTGCAAAGGTTGACCTTCTGCCACATGGTCATTCCTCATACCTACTGTGACCACATGGCTGTGGTGAAACTGGCCTGTGATGACACCAGGCGTAACCGGATCTATGGGCTGTTTGTGATTCTTCTTGTGGTGGGGCTTGATTTAGTGCTCATTGGCCTCTCTTATGGTCTCATCTTGCAGGCCGTGATACGTCTCAATTCTCGAGATGCCATCTACAAAGCCCTTAACACCTGCTCAGCCCACCTCTTTGTCATCCTTATCACTTATGTGCCTGCACTCTTCTCTTCTCTCACCCACCGCCTTGGTTACAATATCCCACTTCCTGCCCACATTCTTCTTGCCAATCTCTACCTTCTTATACCCTCAATGTTCAATCCCATCATTTATGGCATGAAGACAAAGGATATAC